Within Thermococcus celer Vu 13 = JCM 8558, the genomic segment CGGGGGACGTGGGAGACGAGACGGAAAATCATTCCCATCACTCAATTTTCTTCCTGCTCGAGGCGTGCATCTGAGCGAGCCTGATGTATATCTCGGCGTTCTCTTTCGTCCAGGCTATCTCTTCCTCGCTTAACTGCCTGACGACCCTGCCCGGAACGCCAACGACGAGGCTGTAGTCGGGTATCTCCTTACCGGGCGGGACGAGAGCCCCGGCGCCGATTATGACGTGGTTGCCTATCTTAGCCCCGTCGAGTACGACCGCGCCCATGCCGATGATGGTGTAGTCCCCTATCCTCGCCCCGTGGACGACGGCGTTGTGGCCGATGGTGACGTACTTACCGATTATCGTTGGCATGTTGTCGGAGGTGTGTACGCTGACGTTGTCCTGGACGTTCGAGCCCTCTCCGACGTAGATCTGCTCTATATCGCCCCTAAGAACGGCGCTCGGCCAGACGCTCGTCTTCGCCTCGAGGACGACGTCGCCTATGACCGAGGCTGTCTCGTCTATGAAAGCGGTCTCGTGAACCTTGGGCCTCTTCCCGGCCAGTTCGTAAATCGCCATCTCCATCACCGGGCTTAAATCTTTGGCATGGCTTATAAACCTAACCGGGTAACTTGGGGTGAGGGAGTCCCATGAAGTACCGGAGGGGAGCGAGCGCTGAGAGGGAGCTCATAAGGATGCTCGAGAAGGCGGGCTTCGCGGTGGTGCGCTCCGCCGGGAGCAAAAAAGTGGACATCGTGGCGGGCAACGGGAGGGTATACCTCTGCGTAGAGGTCAAGAGTACCCGCTCGGAGAGACTGTACTTCAGCGAGGAGGACTACGAGAAGCTCGTCTCCTTCTCGGAGAGGTTCGGCGCGAAACCCGTCATAGCTGTGAAGTTCGTGAACAACGGCTGGCGCTTCTTCCTCCCGGAGGACCTCGAGAAGGGCGGCAAAAACTATAAGCTTGGTCTGCAGACTAAGAACTACCTCACGTTTGACGAGGTCATCGGGAGGCAGAGGTCCCTGCAAGGGGTGATAAAGGGTGAAGCTTAGAGGTTTATTGCTGATAATCCTACTGATTCCGATTCTCCTTCCGCGGGTTAGCGCCCAGTCGCCGCTCGTAATCGTTCCGCTCAACGATGAGTTCTCAGGGGTTCCCGGTGATACGATAGTGATCCCGTTCCAGCTCAGGAACCTGGGGAACGAGACGGTATCCAACGTCACGGTCTACGTTACGGGCCCGACGAAGGGCTTTCTCTACGGGAGCAGGGTCATCCGGGAACCCATTGAACCCAACGGCACGATCTCGGAAAAGATATCCATCAAGATCCTCAACGTCAACCCCGGGGAGTACAACCTGACCCTGGTGGCCAGGGCGGGCTCGAGCTATTCCGAGGCCAAGATAAAAGTGCACGTCAAGACCTTCGTTGATTACACGCTCAGGGTGGACGTTAACGACGAGTACATCTACGGTAACAACGTCACGATACCCCTGAGGGTAACGTCCAGGGCGAACGCCGTCATCATCGGCAGACTGGGGTACACGCTCTCACGCGATGGAACCGTCCTGGAAAGGTTCGCCACGACGATCTACCTGAGGCCGGGGGAGAGCTGGGTTAAGGAGCTTAGACTAACGAAGCCCGAGGTCGGCAATTACTCCGTTTACTTCTGGGCCAACTTCGGGGGTGTTTTCAAGAGCAAAACCGCGGAGTTCAGGGTTTACCAGAGAAACCTGGGATACGACGCTTACTTCGAGAACGGGGCCATATACGTCCGCGTTTACGACGAGAAGGGCAGAGGGGTGTCTAATATTTCCGTGAAGATAAACGGGGTGTCCTTTAAGACGGACGACGATGGAACGGTCTCCTATCTCGTCGACGAACCCGGAACCTACGAGCTTGTCCTGAACCTCGACGGGAAGGTGGCGAGAACCCTCATAGATGTCAAAAAGCTCTTTTTGAGCGCGACCCAGGAAAACGAGACCCTCCTCGTTAGAGTGGTGGACTCGGCGGGGAAGCCGGTTCCAAACGTAACCGTGACCGCCTCCGGCCCCCTCGGAAAGGATTACTCAACGACGAACCCCTCGGGTATCGCGGAGGTGAACCTCGAGAAAACCGGCTACGGAACGTTAATGCTCCGTGCCGAAAGCAGCATGTACATAGGAGGAGAAACCACCGTCAGGGTGTCCCCACCGGTCAAACCAACGACCACCTCCTCAACTACCACGCCCACGAACATCCCCTCCGTAACCCCGACGACTCCAGAAAAACCCCCAAAGAACTACGGGCCGCTGGCGGCGATACTGCTGGTATCCGGTCTCCTGTTAGCCGGGACGTCCTACGCCGCCTTCTTCCGGCCGATAGTCCGGGAGGAGATGCTCGAGGGATACTACTTCGTCAAGGTCAAAGCTCCGAGGCTCGTGGGCATAGACGGGTTCAGGTTCGAGAGGGCCGTCAACGCGGTGGGGGTGAGGGCGACCAAAGGAAAGGCGGAGGTAAAGGATGGAGCAGTTGTCTGGGAGATAGAGCACCTCGATCCAGAGGAGGAGGCTTACCTCCAGGTCATCCTGGGCTGATACGGTTTTCTTTCCCTTCGTAAACCTTATTAAGTAATGCAAACACATTCAGATGGAAATCTAAAGGAGGCGAAAGCCATGGTGGACGTTGAACTGCTCAGAAAGGTTGTTGAGGCCCCGGGCGTCTCCGGGTACGAGTTCCTTGGAATAAGGGACGTCGTTATCGAGGCCCTGAAGGACTACGTCGATGAGGTCAAGGTTGACAAACTCGGCAACGTCATCGCGCACAAGAAGGGCAAGGGGCCGAGGGTGATGATCGCGGCCCACATGGACAAGATAGGCCTCATGGTGAACCACATCGACAACGACGGTTACCTTCACATCGTTCCGATAGGCGGTGTTGACCCCAGAACGCTCGTCGCCCAGAGGATAAGGTTCTTCACCGAGAAGGGCGAGCGCTTCGGCGTTGTTGGCCACATACCACCCCACCTCCAGAAGCCGGAGGACAGGAAGAAGGCCGCCGACTGGGACACCGTCGTCGTGGACGTCGGTGCCGATAGCAGGGAGGAAGCGGAGGAGATGGGCTTCCGCGTTGGGACCATCGGAGAGTACGCTCCAGCCTTCGTTCAGCTCAACGAGAACAGGATCGCCACGCCCTACCTCGACGACAGGGTCTGCCTCTACACCATGATAGAGGCGGCGAAGACTGTTGAGAACCACGAGGCGGACATCTACTTCGTCGCCTCGGTCCAGGAGGAGGTCGGGCTCCGCGGCGCGAGGGTCGCGAGCTACGCCATCGACCCTGAGATAGGTATTGCCATGGACGTCACCTTCGCCAAGCAGGTCGGCGACAAGGGCAAGATAGTGCCAAAGCTCGGCGGCGGGCCGGTCATGGACGTCGGGCCGAACATAAACCCGAAGCTCAGGGCCTTCGCGGATGAGGTGGCAAAGAAGTACGGGATCCCGCTCCAGGTCGAGGCTTCACCGAGGCCGACCGGAACGGACGCCAACATCATGCAGATAAACCGCGAGGGCGTTGCCACTGCCGTTCTCAGCGTTCCGATACGCTACATGCACAGCCAGGTCGAGACCGCCGATTTAAGGGACATCGACATGACCATCAAACTCGCCAGGCACCTCCTCGAAGAGCTTAAGGAGATGGACCTCACCCCGTGAGGAACCCTTCCCTTTCTTCGTTCTTTCTCTCCCGTGCTTTTCTTTCAGGGATAAAAGGAAAGATTTATCTTTTCCAAGGTCAATGTACTCCAGGAGGTTAGCCGATGATAGAGGTTGAGGTTAAGGGATACGCGGACGATGGCGTTTTTGAACGCGTCAGAGAGAAGTTTGAGTTGATAAGAAAGGAATACCACGAGGACACATACTTCAGGCATCCGTGCCGCGATTTTGCGGAGACCGACGAGGCCCTCAGGATAAGGGTAAAGCGCTTTGACGGCCATTTTGAGGCGTTTCTAACCTACAAGGGGCCAAAGATGGATACGAACTCAAAAACCCGCAAGGAAATAGAGGTTCCCATAAGCGACCCCGACAGACACGCGGAGATACTGAGGAGCCTTGGGTTCGAGGAGGTTCTCACAATTGAGAAGACGCGGGAGAAGTACTACGTGGACAAGGGGATAGTGATAGACCTCGACGATGTGGAGGGGCTCGGGAAGTTCGTGGAGGTAGAATGCCTAACCGAGAGGAGCGACATCGTCGAGGAGACCGTGAAAAAGCTCAGGGAAATCCTCGAGTCCCTGGGCGTTAAGAAGTTCGAGAGGCGCTCGTATCTGGAGCTGGCGATGGGGAAGGAGGTGTAGCATGGGGAGGCTGGACGAGTTCTTTAAATCACTGAAAGGCCAAGGGAAAAGGTCCGAACTTGAGGCACTCGAGGACATCGAAAGCGCCCTGGGGATGGGCGATATTGAACGGGCCCTCGAACTCACCGAAGAACTCGAGAGCGAGCCCAACCTGTTCCTCGCCCTGAGAATGATCATGCGCTCCATGAGGGAAAAGCTCCAGGGGGCAGGAGAAAAGGAGGACTCCGGCGAACCGGAGAGAATGAGGGCGAGTTTGAAGGAACTCATACCCCTGGTGAACTCGCTCTCCAATCCGCGTTACAGAGCGCTGCTGCTTGGAGATCTCGCCGTTCTGTTCTATCTTTTGAACGATGAGTTCAACGGAGACCTGGCCGTGAAAACGGCGATAAACCTCGCCGGAGACCGCGCGGATATAATCCGGGACGTGTTGATGATCCTCATAAATTCGAACCTCCTTAAGAAGGCCGGATACGCCATGAAGCTGGTTCGCGACCCCGAGAAGCTCGACGTCGTTCTTGCCCATCTGGCGGAGATCTTCTACCGTGAAGGGGACGTTGAGAAGGTCGCCCCCATCCTCGATCACATATCCAGCCCCTTCCACAGAGCGATGGCGCTCTATTACATGGCCCAGATAGAGAGCGAAAGGGACAGGGATACGGCCCTGAAGATACTAACGGCGGCGTTCAAGGTGGCGGAGAAGATAGAGGATCCCGAGACGCGGTTTGAGGTTATGCTCAAGCTCTACGACCTCAAGAATTCCCTGCTCGGCCAGTCCCTCAGCCTGAAGGACCTCCTATCCGGGAAAGAAGCTCCTCCTCAGTGAAGGCGGGGCTTTCGATAATTCCCCTTTTCCTGAGCTCGTGGGAGATCTCGAGGCTCGCCGGCAGTTTTATCCCGAGCTTCCTCAGGGTCTCGGCTTCCTCAGCAACTTCCCGCGGGGTGCCCTCGAGGACGATTCCCCCATCGTCCATGACCAGGATCCTGTCCGCAAAGCGGAATACGTAGTCCGTGTGGTGCTCAACCAGGACAACGGTCATCCCGTGCTCCTTTCTGAGGAGGGACACCAGACCCAGAACCTCCCTCTTCCCAACGGGATCCAGCTGGCTGGTGGGCTCATCCAGGACCAGAATCGCGGGTCTCATCGCCAGAACCGCCGCTATGGCCAGCCTCTGCTGCTGACCGCCGCTGAGGTTGGGTGGAAACTCCTTCTCGAGCCCCCTCAACCCCGTCACCTCCAGCGCCCAGCGGAGACGCCGGAGTATCTCGTTCCTGTCCAGACCGAGGTTCTCGAGCCCGAAGGCCACCTCCTCCTCGACCGTCATGTTGAAGAGCTGGCTCTCCGGGTTCTGGAGGACGAGACCGACCACCGTTGGGAGCTTTGAGACTGGCGTTTCTTTGGTGTTGTACTCCTCCCCGGTTCTTGGATCCCTTATCACGACATCGCCCGAGAACTCCCCCTTTATCGAGTTCGGGATTATCCCGTTGAGGGCGAGACAGAGCGTTGACTTCCCGCTTCCGCTCGGGCCGATCACTCCCAGCAGCTCCCCCTTCTTCACCTCAAAGCTCACGTCCTTCAATGAATAACTCCTGGCCCTCCGGTATTTGAAGCTGAGGTTCTCAACGCTGATGACCTTCATCTCCTCCTCACCATCCTGGGTGCCAGGAAGAAGACGCTTATTATGAAGACGAGGGTCGAGAAGATCTCCAGCCTTCCTATCCACATGTGGAGTATCAGGAGCACCTTCATGTCGAGGGGTAATGCGGGGGAGGTTATGCCCACGCTGAGCCCCACGTTGCCCTGGGCGGAGGCTATCTCAAAGAAGGAATCCGTGAGGTTCGTTCCCAGCCTTATCATCGTGTAGACCGTGCCTATGAGGAGGAAGGCGAAGTACGTCATGGTGAAGCTCATGACCTCCTGGACGTCCTCCTCGCTGAACACGTAGTTGCCCACCTTCCGCTTTATGACCGCTCCCTTGGGCAGGATGGCGCTCTGGAGGGTCCACTTCAGGCTCTCGTACATAAGGGTAACGCGTATCAGCTTTATACCGCCGGCGGTACTTCCGGCGCCGCCACCTATCACCATGAGGATCCCCAGGAGGAACTTGGAAAGCTCAGGATATTTGCTTAGGTCAGCGATTTCGAAACCGGTACAGGTTATCGCCGAGACTGAATGGAAGATCGCCTGCCTAAGTGCAGTTCCAACGCCGTCCCCGACCTGGGTGAGATTGAAGGCCATCAGCGCTATGACCGGAAGCAGAAAGAAGAACATGTACCTGACCTGAACGTCCTGGAAAAATGGCTTGAGGCGCTTTTCCTTGAAGAGGCGGTAGTGAACCGTGAAGTTCACAGCACCCATTATCATCAGGAATATCGTAACAGCCTCTATCGCGGTGCTATGGAAGTAGCCGATGCTGAGGTCGTGACTGCTCATGCCACCCGTGCCAAGGCCCGTCATGGTGTGCACAACGGCGTCGAACATCGACATGCCGTTGATGTAGTACAGGTAGATGCCCACGAGCGTTAGGGCGAGGTATATCTGGAATATGACCTTCGCCGTGTTGACCATGTTGGGGAGTATCCTCTCACTCCTCGCCTCCGCCCGGTAGAGCCTCGCGGCGGCGACGCCCGGACGGATAAGGACGGTCAGCGCGACTAACACTATGCCTATCCCACCGAGCCACTGCATCCAGGCCCGCCAGAAGAGGATTATACGGGGATAGCTCTCGAGGTGGCTCATCATGGTGAGACCCGTTCCCGTCCAGGCGCTCATGCTCTCGAACCATGAGTCTGTGAATGACATCCTGGCTATGCCCATGAAAGGAACAACGCTTATGAGCGAGGCGAGGAGCCAGGTGAAGGCCGCGGCTATCATGGCCTGTCTCAGGTTGACGTCTTCTATTTTTCCCATGTGCCTCGCCAGCCACGCCCCGAGGAGAATCGAGAAAACGCCCGGAGCCACAAAATAATACACGTAGCTTATTTCATCCGGGTAGAACCATATGAGCAGGATCGGGAAAAGGTAGGCGATTCCAACGCCCTGCAGGATCGCCCCTATGAGATTTTTAACCACGAACACATCGTCCGAGACGTTAACGTACTTCCTGAGCTCTAACATGGGCCCACCGTAGTGGTGGTACCCGTACCCAATAAAAGGTTTTTCATGGAGCGGAAGGTTTAAGGGGGAGTGGGGCCTTCTTATCCCGGTGATAGAAAGTGGACGGAAGGGATGCCCTCGTAAAGGCGGGGGAGATAGCAAGGCAGGTAAAGAAGGAAGTTTCAGGCATGATAAAACCAGGAGCGAAACTCTACGATATCGCCGAGTTCGTGGAGAAGCGTATAGTTGAACTGGGCGGAAAACCCGCGTTTCCCTGCAACCTCTCCCTAAACGAGATAGCGGCTCATTACACCCCCTACAAAGGCGACGGGACGGTTCTGAGGGAGGGTGATTACCTGAAGCTCGACCTTGGCGTTCACATCGACGGGTACATAGCCGACACGGCGCTGACCTTCAGGGTCGGGATGGAGGAAGATGAACTGATGGTCGCATCGAAGGAGGCCCTCGAGAACGCCATTAGCGTGATACGCGCCGGCGTTAAGATCAGCGAGATTGGAAAGGTCATAGAGGAGACGATAAGGGGCCACGGCTTTAACCCGATAGTCAACCTCAGCGGTCACAAGATAGAGCGCTACAAGCTCCACGCAGGGATAAGCATACCGAACATCTACCGCCCCAACGACAGCTACGTGCTGAAGGAGGGGGACGTGATAGCGATAGAGCCCTTCGCGACCACCGGAGCGGGGCAGGTCATAGAGGTTCCCCCAGCTTTGATATTCATGTACGTCCGCGACAGGCCCGTGAGGATGGCCCAGGCGAGGAGATTGCTCATGCACGTAAAGAGGGAGTACAACACCCTCCCCTTTGCCTACCGCTGGCTCCAGGGGGTCATGAACGAGGGAGGACTTAAGATCGCGCTGGCCCAGCTCGAGAGGGCCGGGGCGATATACGGCTACAAGATACTCAGGGAGGTCCGCGGTGGACTGGTGAGCCAGTTCGAGCACACGGTTATAGTCGAGAAGGATGGGGCTTACGTGACCACGTGAGTTCTGTTTTCATGTCCCATCCATTTATTCCTCCATAGAAGATTCTGCAGATCGAGGACCCACGGGTTTTCTCGTGGTATTCAACAGGAAGAACGAATCCGATGGAATCGTAAATGTTGGGGAAGGAGGAGAGAACCCTTTCGGGCCCGGCAGTCTGGCGCCGGGGCAGGGATTTGAACCCTGGTGGGTAAAACCCACGGGATCTCGAGTCCCGCGCCTTCCCAGGCTAGGCTACCCCGGCGCGGTTGGAGGTTCTCGCCAGGGTTTTATAAATCTTTCCGCGAAAAATTTATTAACCATGGTTAACTAAAATTGTCGTGGTTGCAAAAGTTTAAATCCCCGGCCGCCCTAATAGTAAGTGAAGGGAGGTGGCAGAGATGGTCGGTATT encodes:
- a CDS encoding gamma carbonic anhydrase family protein, with the translated sequence MAIYELAGKRPKVHETAFIDETASVIGDVVLEAKTSVWPSAVLRGDIEQIYVGEGSNVQDNVSVHTSDNMPTIIGKYVTIGHNAVVHGARIGDYTIIGMGAVVLDGAKIGNHVIIGAGALVPPGKEIPDYSLVVGVPGRVVRQLSEEEIAWTKENAEIYIRLAQMHASSRKKIE
- the hjc gene encoding Holliday junction resolvase Hjc, whose protein sequence is MKYRRGASAERELIRMLEKAGFAVVRSAGSKKVDIVAGNGRVYLCVEVKSTRSERLYFSEEDYEKLVSFSERFGAKPVIAVKFVNNGWRFFLPEDLEKGGKNYKLGLQTKNYLTFDEVIGRQRSLQGVIKGEA
- a CDS encoding COG1470 family protein, which codes for MKLRGLLLIILLIPILLPRVSAQSPLVIVPLNDEFSGVPGDTIVIPFQLRNLGNETVSNVTVYVTGPTKGFLYGSRVIREPIEPNGTISEKISIKILNVNPGEYNLTLVARAGSSYSEAKIKVHVKTFVDYTLRVDVNDEYIYGNNVTIPLRVTSRANAVIIGRLGYTLSRDGTVLERFATTIYLRPGESWVKELRLTKPEVGNYSVYFWANFGGVFKSKTAEFRVYQRNLGYDAYFENGAIYVRVYDEKGRGVSNISVKINGVSFKTDDDGTVSYLVDEPGTYELVLNLDGKVARTLIDVKKLFLSATQENETLLVRVVDSAGKPVPNVTVTASGPLGKDYSTTNPSGIAEVNLEKTGYGTLMLRAESSMYIGGETTVRVSPPVKPTTTSSTTTPTNIPSVTPTTPEKPPKNYGPLAAILLVSGLLLAGTSYAAFFRPIVREEMLEGYYFVKVKAPRLVGIDGFRFERAVNAVGVRATKGKAEVKDGAVVWEIEHLDPEEEAYLQVILG
- a CDS encoding lysyl aminopeptidase, coding for MVDVELLRKVVEAPGVSGYEFLGIRDVVIEALKDYVDEVKVDKLGNVIAHKKGKGPRVMIAAHMDKIGLMVNHIDNDGYLHIVPIGGVDPRTLVAQRIRFFTEKGERFGVVGHIPPHLQKPEDRKKAADWDTVVVDVGADSREEAEEMGFRVGTIGEYAPAFVQLNENRIATPYLDDRVCLYTMIEAAKTVENHEADIYFVASVQEEVGLRGARVASYAIDPEIGIAMDVTFAKQVGDKGKIVPKLGGGPVMDVGPNINPKLRAFADEVAKKYGIPLQVEASPRPTGTDANIMQINREGVATAVLSVPIRYMHSQVETADLRDIDMTIKLARHLLEELKEMDLTP
- the cyaB gene encoding class IV adenylate cyclase — its product is MIEVEVKGYADDGVFERVREKFELIRKEYHEDTYFRHPCRDFAETDEALRIRVKRFDGHFEAFLTYKGPKMDTNSKTRKEIEVPISDPDRHAEILRSLGFEEVLTIEKTREKYYVDKGIVIDLDDVEGLGKFVEVECLTERSDIVEETVKKLREILESLGVKKFERRSYLELAMGKEV
- a CDS encoding ATP-binding cassette domain-containing protein, giving the protein MKVISVENLSFKYRRARSYSLKDVSFEVKKGELLGVIGPSGSGKSTLCLALNGIIPNSIKGEFSGDVVIRDPRTGEEYNTKETPVSKLPTVVGLVLQNPESQLFNMTVEEEVAFGLENLGLDRNEILRRLRWALEVTGLRGLEKEFPPNLSGGQQQRLAIAAVLAMRPAILVLDEPTSQLDPVGKREVLGLVSLLRKEHGMTVVLVEHHTDYVFRFADRILVMDDGGIVLEGTPREVAEEAETLRKLGIKLPASLEISHELRKRGIIESPAFTEEELLSRIGGPSG
- a CDS encoding TrkH family potassium uptake protein; the protein is MLELRKYVNVSDDVFVVKNLIGAILQGVGIAYLFPILLIWFYPDEISYVYYFVAPGVFSILLGAWLARHMGKIEDVNLRQAMIAAAFTWLLASLISVVPFMGIARMSFTDSWFESMSAWTGTGLTMMSHLESYPRIILFWRAWMQWLGGIGIVLVALTVLIRPGVAAARLYRAEARSERILPNMVNTAKVIFQIYLALTLVGIYLYYINGMSMFDAVVHTMTGLGTGGMSSHDLSIGYFHSTAIEAVTIFLMIMGAVNFTVHYRLFKEKRLKPFFQDVQVRYMFFFLLPVIALMAFNLTQVGDGVGTALRQAIFHSVSAITCTGFEIADLSKYPELSKFLLGILMVIGGGAGSTAGGIKLIRVTLMYESLKWTLQSAILPKGAVIKRKVGNYVFSEEDVQEVMSFTMTYFAFLLIGTVYTMIRLGTNLTDSFFEIASAQGNVGLSVGITSPALPLDMKVLLILHMWIGRLEIFSTLVFIISVFFLAPRMVRRR
- the map gene encoding type II methionyl aminopeptidase, which encodes MDGRDALVKAGEIARQVKKEVSGMIKPGAKLYDIAEFVEKRIVELGGKPAFPCNLSLNEIAAHYTPYKGDGTVLREGDYLKLDLGVHIDGYIADTALTFRVGMEEDELMVASKEALENAISVIRAGVKISEIGKVIEETIRGHGFNPIVNLSGHKIERYKLHAGISIPNIYRPNDSYVLKEGDVIAIEPFATTGAGQVIEVPPALIFMYVRDRPVRMAQARRLLMHVKREYNTLPFAYRWLQGVMNEGGLKIALAQLERAGAIYGYKILREVRGGLVSQFEHTVIVEKDGAYVTT